In Micromonospora purpureochromogenes, a single window of DNA contains:
- the ahcY gene encoding adenosylhomocysteinase, whose amino-acid sequence MTSTLPASTSGARPSTLAEGDYKVADLSLAEFGRKEIRLAEHEMPGLMAIRREFAGAQPLAGARVTGSLHMTIQTAVLIETLVALGAQVRWASCNIFSTQDHAAAAIVVGPDGTPEAPAGVPVYAWKGESLEEYWWCTEQVLAWPDGAGPNMILDDGGDATLLVHKGVEFEKAGVVPPVESADSEEYAVILGLLHRSLAEDGQRWTRIAAAIKGVTEETTTGVHRLYEMHRAGTLLFPAINVNDSVTKSKFDNKYGCRHSLIDGINRATDVLIGGKMAVVMGYGDVGKGCAESLRGQGARVVVTEVDPICALQAAMDGYQVATLDDVVEQADIFITATGCFDVITNEHMARMKHQAIVGNIGHFDNEIDMAGLAKRSDVTRENIKPQVDLWKFDDGHAIIVLSEGRLLNLGNATGHPSFVMSNSFANQTIAQIELFTKTDEYPVGVYVLPKHLDEKVARLHLGALGAKLSQLTKEQAAYLGVAIEGPFKPEHYRY is encoded by the coding sequence ATGACCAGCACCCTCCCGGCGTCCACCAGTGGCGCGCGGCCGAGCACCCTCGCCGAGGGCGACTACAAGGTGGCGGATCTGTCGCTCGCCGAGTTCGGGCGCAAGGAGATCCGGCTCGCCGAGCACGAGATGCCCGGCCTGATGGCGATCCGCCGCGAGTTCGCCGGCGCCCAGCCGCTCGCCGGCGCCCGGGTCACCGGCTCGCTGCACATGACCATCCAGACGGCCGTCCTGATCGAGACCCTGGTCGCGCTCGGCGCGCAGGTCCGCTGGGCGTCCTGCAACATCTTCTCCACCCAGGACCACGCCGCCGCCGCGATCGTCGTCGGCCCGGACGGCACCCCCGAGGCCCCGGCCGGCGTACCGGTGTACGCCTGGAAGGGCGAGAGCCTGGAGGAGTACTGGTGGTGCACCGAGCAGGTGCTCGCCTGGCCCGACGGCGCCGGCCCGAACATGATCCTCGACGACGGTGGTGACGCCACCCTGCTCGTCCACAAGGGCGTCGAGTTCGAGAAGGCCGGGGTCGTCCCGCCGGTCGAGTCCGCCGACTCCGAGGAGTACGCGGTCATCCTCGGGCTGCTGCACCGCTCGCTCGCCGAGGACGGCCAGCGCTGGACCCGGATCGCCGCCGCCATCAAGGGCGTGACCGAGGAGACCACCACCGGCGTGCACCGGCTCTACGAGATGCACCGCGCCGGCACCCTGCTCTTCCCGGCCATCAACGTCAACGACTCGGTGACCAAGAGCAAGTTCGACAACAAGTACGGCTGCCGCCACTCGCTCATCGACGGCATCAACCGGGCCACCGACGTCCTCATCGGCGGCAAGATGGCGGTCGTCATGGGCTACGGCGACGTGGGCAAGGGCTGCGCCGAGTCGCTGCGCGGCCAGGGCGCCCGGGTCGTGGTGACCGAGGTCGACCCGATCTGCGCGCTGCAGGCGGCGATGGACGGCTACCAGGTCGCCACCCTGGACGACGTGGTCGAGCAGGCCGACATCTTCATCACCGCGACCGGCTGCTTCGACGTCATCACCAACGAGCACATGGCCCGGATGAAGCACCAGGCCATCGTCGGCAACATCGGCCACTTCGACAACGAGATCGACATGGCCGGTCTGGCCAAGCGCTCGGACGTCACGCGGGAGAACATCAAGCCGCAGGTCGACCTCTGGAAGTTCGACGACGGCCACGCCATCATCGTGCTCTCCGAGGGCCGCCTGCTGAACCTGGGCAACGCCACCGGCCACCCGAGCTTCGTGATGTCGAACTCGTTCGCCAACCAGACGATCGCCCAGATCGAGCTGTTCACCAAGACCGACGAGTACCCGGTCGGCGTGTACGTGCTGCCGAAGCACCTGGACGAGAAGGTCGCCCGGCTGCACCTGGGGGCGCTGGGCGCCAAGCTCAGCCAGCTCACCAAGGAGCAGGCCGCCTACCTCGGTGTCGCCATCGAGGGCCCGTTCAAGCCGGAGCACTACCGCTACTGA
- the manA gene encoding mannose-6-phosphate isomerase, class I translates to MELLHGSIRDYAWGSRSAIAELQGRPVPSDGPEAELWLGAHPGAPATVDRGGERTSLVDLVAAEPGHWLGDQVVDRFGTRLPFLLKVLAADAPLSLQAHPDSEQAQAGYIADGARVQGRRNYVDPYHKPELLVALAPMEALCGFRDPADSADVLAAFGVPALEPVVAALRTGPTGLRDAVRLLLTWPAAQRAGLVDAVVAARVAGPDAELARSLAADYPGDPGVLVALLLNHVRLAPGEAIWMPAGNLHAYLRGTGVEIMAASDNVLRGGLTPKHVDVDELLRVLRFEVLAEPVVMARPVAPGVVCWPVPVEDFALHRVTVDAATPDVRLPLPGPRVVLCRAGRVSVDDGTGPVTLAPGQAAVGPAAAGPLVFTGTGEAFVATAGLR, encoded by the coding sequence ATGGAGCTGCTGCACGGCTCGATCCGCGACTACGCCTGGGGGTCCCGCTCGGCCATCGCCGAGTTGCAGGGGCGCCCGGTGCCCAGCGACGGGCCGGAGGCGGAGCTGTGGCTGGGCGCCCACCCGGGCGCCCCGGCCACGGTCGACCGCGGCGGCGAGCGGACGAGCCTGGTCGACCTGGTCGCCGCAGAGCCGGGCCACTGGCTGGGCGATCAGGTGGTCGACCGGTTCGGCACCCGGCTGCCGTTCCTGCTGAAGGTGCTCGCCGCCGACGCCCCGCTGAGTCTGCAGGCCCACCCCGATTCGGAGCAGGCCCAGGCCGGGTACATCGCCGACGGCGCGCGCGTCCAGGGGCGGCGCAACTACGTCGACCCGTACCACAAGCCGGAGCTGCTGGTCGCGCTCGCGCCGATGGAGGCGCTCTGCGGGTTCCGCGACCCGGCGGACTCGGCGGACGTGCTCGCCGCGTTCGGCGTACCCGCACTGGAGCCGGTGGTGGCCGCGCTGCGCACCGGGCCCACGGGCCTGCGGGACGCCGTGCGCCTGCTGTTGACCTGGCCGGCGGCGCAGCGCGCCGGGCTGGTCGACGCGGTGGTGGCGGCGCGCGTCGCCGGCCCGGACGCCGAACTGGCCCGGTCGCTGGCGGCCGACTACCCGGGTGACCCGGGGGTGCTGGTGGCGTTGCTGCTCAACCACGTGCGGCTGGCGCCGGGGGAGGCGATCTGGATGCCGGCCGGCAACCTGCACGCCTACCTGCGCGGCACCGGGGTGGAGATCATGGCGGCCAGCGACAACGTGCTGCGCGGCGGGCTCACGCCGAAGCACGTCGACGTCGACGAGCTGCTGCGGGTGCTGCGCTTCGAGGTGCTGGCCGAGCCGGTGGTCATGGCGCGGCCGGTGGCGCCGGGCGTGGTCTGCTGGCCGGTGCCGGTCGAGGACTTCGCCCTGCACCGGGTGACGGTGGACGCGGCCACGCCGGACGTGCGGTTGCCGCTGCCCGGGCCCCGGGTGGTGCTCTGCCGGGCCGGCCGGGTCTCGGTGGACGACGGGACCGGCCCGGTCACCCTCGCTCCCGGCCAGGCCGCCGTCGGGCCGGCCGCGGCGGGCCCGCTGGTCTTCACCGGCACGGGTGAGGCGTTCGTCGCCACCGCCGGCCTCCGCTGA
- a CDS encoding cation diffusion facilitator family transporter — protein MSANGGTKAVVAALLANVGIAVTKFIAFLLTGSSSMLAESIHSVADSGNQGLLLLGGKRAKREATPQHPFGYGRERYVYAFIVSIVLFSVGGLFALYEAYHKWHDKEGIHEYQWVPVAVLVIAIIMESFSFRTAINESNHIRGNQSWVKFVRRAKAPELPVVLLEDLGALIGLVFALFGVGMTLITGNGEWDAAGTAMIGVLLVTIAIILAIETKSLLLGEGVEPPDLAKIEQAVTGGPEVERIIHMKTLYLGPEELLVAAKIGVPPCDSAEELARGINAVEARIRAAVPIARVIYLEPDVYSAAADRAGTGAASHTAVPGPEAEPGEASGRAGG, from the coding sequence GTGAGCGCGAACGGCGGAACCAAGGCGGTCGTCGCCGCCCTGCTGGCCAACGTGGGCATCGCCGTCACCAAGTTCATCGCGTTCCTCCTGACGGGTTCCTCGTCGATGCTGGCGGAGTCGATCCACTCGGTCGCCGACTCCGGCAACCAGGGCCTGCTGCTGCTGGGCGGCAAGCGAGCCAAGCGCGAGGCCACCCCGCAGCACCCCTTCGGGTACGGCCGGGAGCGCTACGTCTACGCGTTCATCGTCTCGATCGTGCTGTTCAGCGTCGGTGGTCTCTTCGCGCTCTACGAGGCGTACCACAAGTGGCACGACAAGGAGGGCATCCACGAGTACCAGTGGGTGCCGGTCGCCGTGCTGGTGATCGCGATCATCATGGAGTCGTTCTCCTTCCGGACCGCCATCAATGAGTCCAACCACATCCGGGGAAACCAGTCCTGGGTGAAGTTCGTCCGCCGGGCCAAGGCCCCCGAGCTGCCGGTGGTGCTGCTGGAGGACCTCGGCGCGCTGATCGGTCTGGTCTTCGCGCTCTTCGGCGTCGGCATGACGCTGATCACCGGCAACGGCGAGTGGGACGCGGCCGGCACCGCCATGATCGGCGTGCTGCTGGTGACGATCGCGATCATCCTCGCCATCGAGACCAAGAGCCTGCTGCTCGGTGAGGGCGTCGAGCCGCCGGATCTGGCGAAGATCGAGCAGGCGGTCACCGGCGGTCCCGAGGTCGAGCGGATCATCCACATGAAGACGCTCTACCTCGGCCCCGAGGAGCTGCTGGTCGCGGCGAAGATCGGCGTGCCGCCCTGTGACAGCGCCGAGGAGCTGGCCCGCGGCATCAACGCCGTCGAGGCGCGGATCCGCGCGGCCGTGCCGATCGCTCGGGTGATCTACCTGGAGCCGGACGTCTACAGCGCCGCCGCCGACCGCGCCGGCACCGGTGCGGCCTCGCACACCGCCGTACCCGGGCCGGAGGCTGAGCCCGGCGAGGCGTCCGGGCGGGCCGGAGGCTGA
- a CDS encoding SIS domain-containing protein, with amino-acid sequence MMDGTAGVSGRRVADESVLDNPDTFSEQDPGGMLRFTASAGAQVRESAALAAEANLSLLEDDLRPRAVVIAGIGTAGRTGDVLATVAGPRCPVPVIPHRSAGVPGWVGAADVVIAVSASGRSPEALGAAEAAHRRGARLVAVGAPDSQLQAVAERARAPFIPVPRRAPARASLWALTVPVLLAARTLGLVKVNEADLAETAARLDADADRCRPTAESFVNPAKSLALGLAGSIPIVWGSSPLATVAARRFGDTLSANARYPVVTGALGEAGRGRVGLLDGVFGGLVESARDIFADRDEAEGDPTRLRLVLLRDGGLNAEDDTDEPLAVEERRAAAVQTLAEQRGVRCDVVTAEGGSALERLASLVAVPDFASVYLALAHGLDPMAVPAITEMKELSNQ; translated from the coding sequence GTGATGGACGGTACGGCCGGGGTCAGCGGCCGGCGGGTGGCCGACGAGTCGGTGCTGGACAACCCGGACACCTTCAGCGAGCAGGACCCGGGCGGCATGCTGCGGTTCACCGCCTCGGCCGGCGCCCAGGTGCGCGAGTCGGCCGCCCTGGCCGCCGAGGCCAACCTGTCGCTGCTGGAGGACGACCTTCGCCCCCGGGCGGTCGTCATCGCCGGCATCGGCACCGCCGGGCGTACCGGTGACGTACTCGCCACGGTCGCCGGGCCGCGCTGCCCGGTGCCGGTCATCCCGCACCGCAGCGCCGGCGTGCCCGGCTGGGTCGGCGCGGCCGACGTGGTGATCGCGGTCAGCGCCTCCGGTCGCAGCCCCGAGGCGCTCGGCGCCGCCGAGGCCGCGCACCGCCGGGGTGCCCGGCTGGTCGCGGTGGGCGCGCCCGACTCGCAGCTCCAGGCGGTCGCCGAGCGGGCCCGCGCCCCGTTCATCCCGGTGCCCCGGCGCGCGCCCGCTCGGGCGAGTCTCTGGGCGCTCACCGTGCCGGTTCTGCTCGCCGCCCGTACGCTCGGCCTGGTGAAGGTCAACGAGGCGGATCTGGCGGAGACCGCGGCCCGGCTGGACGCCGACGCCGACCGGTGCCGTCCCACCGCCGAGTCCTTCGTCAACCCGGCGAAGTCGCTGGCCCTCGGGCTGGCCGGGTCCATCCCGATCGTCTGGGGGTCGTCCCCGCTGGCCACCGTCGCGGCCCGGCGCTTCGGCGACACGCTGTCGGCCAACGCCCGCTACCCGGTGGTCACCGGGGCGCTCGGCGAGGCCGGCCGGGGGCGCGTCGGCCTGCTCGACGGCGTCTTCGGCGGCCTGGTCGAGTCGGCGCGGGACATCTTCGCCGACCGGGACGAGGCCGAGGGCGACCCGACCCGACTGCGGCTGGTGCTGCTGCGCGACGGCGGGCTCAACGCCGAGGACGACACCGACGAGCCGCTCGCCGTCGAGGAGCGCCGCGCCGCGGCCGTGCAGACCCTCGCCGAGCAGCGCGGGGTGCGCTGCGACGTGGTGACCGCCGAGGGCGGCTCCGCGCTGGAGCGGCTCGCCTCGCTCGTGGCCGTACCCGACTTCGCCTCGGTCTACCTGGCACTGGCCCACGGCCTGGACCCGATGGCGGTCCCGGCGATCACCGAAATGAAGGAGCTGTCGAACCAGTGA
- a CDS encoding Trm112 family protein → MALDPQLLEILACPDTHHAPLDYDAQAQTLTCTECGRVFEVRDDVPVLLLDEARGGPEAQR, encoded by the coding sequence GTGGCCCTGGACCCGCAGTTGCTCGAGATCCTCGCCTGCCCGGACACACACCACGCCCCGCTGGACTACGACGCGCAGGCGCAGACCCTCACCTGCACCGAGTGCGGTCGCGTCTTCGAGGTACGCGACGACGTACCGGTGCTGCTGCTGGACGAGGCGCGCGGCGGCCCCGAGGCGCAGCGGTGA
- a CDS encoding phosphomannomutase/phosphoglucomutase, with protein sequence MSDLSQIVKAYDVRGTVPDQWDERTAEALGAAFTQVLNDSGEPGDAVLIAHDMRATGPALASAFATGVRAEGRTVIELGLGSTDMLYYASGALGLPGAMFTASHNPAQYNGIKMCRSGARPIGQDSGLADIRDRAQALLDAGERVAGEQPAPARRRDLLPDYAAHLRKLVDLSSIRPLKVVVDAGNGMGGYTVPTVLGEAALPALPLEIVPLYFELDGTFPNHEANPLDPKNLVDLQRAVVAHSADIGLAFDGDADRCFVVDERGEPVSPSAITALVAARELAKHPGSTVIHNLITSRAVPEIIREHGGQPVVTRVGHSFIKAEMARTNAVFGGEHSAHYYFRDFWFADTGMLAAMHTLAALGEQSQPLSILASIYERYAASGEINSTVADQAAKVAEVRAAYPDAEVDELDGLTLRFPDGAWFNLRPSNTEPLLRLNVEGPTEERMIALRDEVLERVRR encoded by the coding sequence GTGTCTGACCTGTCCCAGATCGTGAAGGCGTACGACGTCCGGGGGACGGTGCCGGACCAGTGGGACGAGCGCACCGCCGAGGCGCTCGGGGCGGCCTTCACGCAGGTGCTCAACGACAGCGGCGAACCGGGCGACGCGGTGCTGATCGCGCACGACATGCGGGCCACCGGCCCCGCCCTGGCGAGCGCCTTCGCCACCGGCGTGCGCGCCGAGGGCCGTACGGTGATCGAGCTGGGGCTGGGCTCCACCGACATGCTCTACTACGCCTCAGGCGCGCTGGGCCTGCCCGGCGCGATGTTCACCGCCAGCCACAACCCGGCGCAGTACAACGGCATCAAGATGTGTCGCTCCGGCGCCCGTCCGATCGGGCAGGACAGCGGCCTGGCCGACATCCGGGACCGGGCGCAGGCGCTGCTCGACGCCGGTGAGCGGGTGGCCGGCGAGCAGCCCGCTCCGGCCCGGCGGCGCGACCTGCTGCCGGACTACGCCGCCCACCTGCGCAAGCTGGTCGACCTGTCGAGCATCCGGCCGCTGAAGGTGGTCGTCGACGCGGGGAACGGGATGGGCGGCTACACCGTGCCCACCGTGCTCGGCGAGGCCGCCCTGCCGGCCCTGCCGCTGGAGATCGTGCCGCTCTACTTCGAGCTGGACGGGACCTTCCCCAACCACGAGGCCAACCCGCTCGACCCGAAGAACCTGGTCGACCTCCAGCGCGCGGTGGTGGCGCACAGCGCCGACATCGGGCTCGCCTTCGACGGCGACGCCGACCGCTGCTTCGTGGTCGACGAGCGCGGCGAGCCGGTCTCCCCTTCCGCGATCACCGCCCTGGTGGCGGCCCGGGAACTGGCCAAGCATCCCGGCTCCACGGTGATCCACAACCTGATCACCTCCCGCGCGGTGCCGGAGATCATCCGCGAGCACGGCGGCCAGCCGGTGGTGACCCGGGTCGGCCACTCGTTCATCAAGGCCGAGATGGCCCGCACCAACGCCGTCTTCGGCGGCGAGCACTCCGCGCACTACTACTTCCGGGACTTCTGGTTCGCCGACACCGGCATGCTCGCCGCCATGCACACCCTGGCCGCCCTCGGCGAGCAGTCCCAGCCGCTGTCGATCCTGGCCAGCATCTACGAGCGGTACGCCGCCTCCGGTGAGATCAACTCCACGGTGGCCGACCAGGCGGCGAAGGTCGCCGAGGTGCGCGCCGCGTACCCGGACGCGGAGGTCGACGAGCTGGACGGCCTCACCCTGCGCTTCCCGGACGGGGCCTGGTTCAACCTGCGCCCCTCCAACACCGAGCCGCTGCTGCGGCTCAACGTGGAGGGCCCGACCGAGGAGCGGATGATCGCGCTGCGCGACGAGGTGCTGGAGCGCGTTCGCCGATAA
- the nfi gene encoding deoxyribonuclease V (cleaves DNA at apurinic or apyrimidinic sites), whose product MQVDTPRTVAEAVAVQDRLRPLADLVGPGPSRPATVAGLDVAYAESGDLLAAAVTVLDAATLAVVDRSVSVGRPAFDYVPGLFAFRELPALLAALDGLTVQPELLLCDGHGLAHPRRFGLACHLGVVTGLPAIGVGKTRLVGESAEPGLRRGDSTPLVDGGETVGRVLRTRDGVKPVFVSVGHRMSLDNAVEQVLALTPRYRLPETTRTADRLCRDALAAART is encoded by the coding sequence GTGCAGGTGGACACGCCGAGGACGGTCGCGGAGGCGGTGGCCGTACAGGATCGGTTGCGGCCGCTGGCGGACCTGGTCGGGCCCGGCCCCAGCCGGCCCGCGACGGTGGCCGGCCTCGACGTCGCGTACGCGGAGAGCGGTGACCTGCTCGCGGCGGCCGTCACCGTGCTCGACGCCGCGACCCTGGCGGTGGTCGACCGGTCGGTCAGCGTGGGCCGGCCCGCCTTCGACTACGTGCCGGGGCTGTTCGCCTTCCGTGAGCTGCCGGCGTTGCTGGCTGCCCTCGACGGGCTGACGGTGCAGCCGGAGCTGCTGCTCTGCGACGGGCACGGGCTGGCTCACCCGCGCCGGTTCGGGCTCGCCTGTCACCTGGGGGTGGTGACCGGGCTGCCGGCGATCGGGGTCGGCAAGACGCGGCTGGTCGGCGAATCGGCGGAGCCGGGGCTGCGGCGCGGTGACAGTACGCCGCTGGTCGACGGGGGCGAGACCGTCGGGCGGGTGCTGCGGACCCGGGACGGCGTCAAGCCGGTCTTCGTCAGCGTCGGGCACCGGATGAGCCTCGACAACGCCGTCGAGCAGGTGCTCGCGCTCACGCCGCGCTACCGGCTGCCGGAGACCACTCGCACCGCCGACCGGCTCTGCCGCGACGCCCTGGCCGCCGCCCGCACCTGA
- a CDS encoding DinB family protein, with protein sequence MTDPHADAPADLPTRSFGWSDMFLKPEDDPRSDGGFDDERSILVGYLRDHRLTLELKCADLDAEALARRSVPPSTMSLLGLVRHMAEVERGWFRRTMAGEDAPRIWCTEEEPDADFDGAVADPKVVEEAWAAWRAEVAYAERFVDEAADLGVKGHRGDLSISLRQLLVHMIEEYARHNGHADFLRERIDGRVGQ encoded by the coding sequence ATGACGGACCCTCACGCCGACGCCCCCGCTGACCTCCCCACCCGCTCCTTCGGCTGGTCGGACATGTTCCTCAAGCCCGAGGACGACCCCCGGTCCGACGGTGGCTTCGACGACGAGCGCAGCATCCTGGTCGGCTACCTGCGTGATCACCGGCTGACCCTGGAACTCAAGTGCGCCGACCTCGACGCCGAGGCGCTGGCCCGGCGTAGCGTGCCGCCGTCGACGATGTCGCTGCTCGGCCTGGTCCGGCACATGGCCGAGGTGGAGCGGGGCTGGTTCCGCCGCACCATGGCCGGCGAGGACGCGCCGCGGATCTGGTGCACCGAGGAGGAGCCCGACGCCGACTTCGACGGCGCGGTCGCCGATCCGAAGGTCGTCGAGGAGGCGTGGGCGGCGTGGCGTGCGGAGGTCGCCTACGCCGAGCGGTTCGTTGACGAGGCTGCCGACCTGGGCGTCAAGGGGCACCGGGGTGACCTGAGCATCTCGCTGCGCCAGCTGCTGGTGCACATGATCGAGGAGTACGCCCGCCACAACGGCCACGCCGACTTCCTTCGCGAGCGCATCGACGGCCGCGTCGGTCAGTGA